Genomic DNA from Candidatus Cloacimonadota bacterium:
GATAACACGAATATTTTTTTCATTTTTCTAATTTCTTAATACATTATTTTGCTTCGATTTATCGAGCTTTATGCTTAAAGCCGAAATTTCAAAACAATAAAATCTCGAATAGTTAACGATAATTTTATATTTAGTTACAGGAAAATTTACATTTTTTTGGGAGCTGAAATTCCCATTAAACCAAGAGAGATCGCAATCACATCTTTGACCGCTGTTATCAAAAAAAGTCTGCTTAAGCTAAGCTCGGGATGATTCCTGTTCACGATTTGATATTTCGCATAATATTTATGGAACATACCGGCAAGTTCATGAACATAATTAGCTAATCTATGCGGTTCTCTGCTATCTGCAATAGAGATTAAAGTATCTGGAAATTCAAGTAATTTCTTAATAATATTTAGCTCATATTCTTTATTAAGTCTTCTCAAGTATTTTTTATCAAAATCCTTCAGATAGATTTTTTCTTTCTTTGCTTTTTTCAGGATGCTGTGTATTCTGGCATGAGCATATTGACAATAATAAACAGGATTCTCATTTGATTTTTTCTTTGCCAGTTCGAGGTCGAAATTCAGATGAGCATTCGGTTTTCGTTCCAGGAAAAAAAACCTGGCAGCATCTTTTCCAACTTCATCGATCAAGTCATCCATACTCACAATCTTGCCTGCTCTTTTAGACATCTTTACAACTTCACCATTCTGGATCAGATTTATGTGCTGCAGGTAAACAACTTCCAGTTTACTGACATCCAGTTTTAGAGCCTTAATTGCCGCTTTTAACTTGGCAACATGTCCATGATGATCCGGTCCGAGAACATCGATAATGATATCAAAGCCACGGTGATATTTTGTCAGATGATAAGCAATGTCAGGTACAAGATAGGTTGTATTTCCATCTGCTTTCATCAGAACACGGTCTTTTTCATCACCAAAATCTATGGAGGAAAACCAGATAGCTTCATCTTTCTCATAAGTACAATGAGCTTCTGTTAAGTAACTGAGAACTTCTTCAATAGCTCCTTCTTTTCTTAATTTTTTTTCGGACATCCAGTTCTCAAATTCTACTCCGTATCGTTCCAGACTTTTAACCTGTTCCCGGTGAAGTTCTGCCAAAGCAAAATTTTTCATTCTCTCCAAACGATCTATTTCTGAGATATGGAATAATTTTGTGGAATCGATCGCACTTAATTTCAAAGCCAGATCCTTGATATATTCTCCATGATATGCTTCCGGAGGGAATTCCTCGATTTTTTCTCCATACAATTCCCGATAGCGAATTTCAAGTGATTCCGCCAGAATATCGACCTGATTTCCGGCATCATTAATATAATATTCACGAAAGGCTTTGAAACCAACATAACTCATTATGCGATAAAGGGAATCTCCATAAGCTGCAGCTCTGGCATTGACCACATTCAAGGGTCCGGTTGGATTTGCACTGACAAATTCCAGCAAAACTTTTTTACCTTTTCCATGTTTTGAAGATCCGAATTTTTTAGTTTTGGAAATATCTAATAATTTATGATGATAATAGCGATTAGCCATTTTAAAATTTATAAAACCCGGTCCAGCAACATCGACAGATTTGTAATCTCGATGTCTGGAAAAATATTCTGTGATTTTTTCTGCTAAAATTCGAGGTTTCTTTCTATTTTTTTTGGCATTTACGAGAGCAACATTGGTTGAGAAATCCCCGTGTTCAGGATTGTTTGGAACTTCGATCGTAAAATTATCCTCGAACTTAATATCCAATTTTTTCAAACATTTAATTATATCTTTATGTATTTTAGTTTTGGTCATTATTAATTCTATTATCCTTTATGGTTTTTGAACTAATATTCCATAATTCTTCAAGTTTATAGAAATTTCTGGTTTCTTCGTTAAAAATGTGAACAATGATATCGACAAAATCAAGGAGAATCCAGGTTCCATTAGCCAAACCTTCGGAAGCTAAAAGTTGAATTCCTTCTGCTTTTGCTTTGTACAGGATTTCTTCTGCAATAGCTTTATTATGAAGTTCTGCAGTTCCATGACAGATGATGATGATATCAGTATAATCGGAAAATTCTCTGACATCAAAATATTTAATATTTTCGGCTTTTTTAGATGCTGCCCACTTGATTATTTTATCTACTATTTCTTTTTGGGAAGATAACATAAAACTCCTGATTTTTTGACTTGTCATCCGGTAGTTGCCGGAGACGAGTTGAAAAAATGATTGGAAATGATTTCGAGTAATTGTCTTGTTCCAAGACGATGTCCTTTGTCTTTACAACTCGAAATACTTGAAACTAATCAAAATATTTTTGATAATCATTTCCTAAGATGATCTGAAATTCCTCGATAGCGTTATCATCAAAAGCATAAATCTTTCGTTTTATTCCAGTTAAATGCATTAAATATTTTAATTTCTCTTCATTATTATGTTTCACGACAATGATCGTTTTTTTGTATATGAACATATTCCTTTCCACATTTTTCCAAAAAATTATATCCAGGTTTTGTTCATTAACATTATCTTGAGCATTTAATAAAATTTCCTTAACTTCACTCGCGATTCCGGGATAACCGCAACCATTTAACAATGAAATTTTAACTGATCCTTGAAATCCCGCTTCAATTTTTTTTTCTACTTTTCCTTCAGCAAGGACAAGGTATAAAAAAAATATTAAAATCGCTAAAAATATTACTATTAATAGCGTTAATCCGCCCTTTTTACTGCGGGACAAATTATTTTTTGACCTGCTCACTGTCAAATTGTTCTTTTAGTTGTTGATATGCTGTTTCAAAGGATTCGGGAATAACTCTCGTGCTTCCGGTTGCGGTCATAAAATTCGTGTCTCCATTCCATCTCGGTACGAGATGAACATGTAAATGCTCGTCTATTCCTGCACCTGCTGCTTTTCCTAAATTCATGCCGATATTGATTCCGTCCGGGTGATAATTGTTTGTAATTACTTTTTCGCAAAGTTGAACAGTTTCAAAAAGGTCATCGATCTCTTCCTTTGAAAGATCGTTCAAACCTGCAACATGTTTAAAAGGGACAACCATTAAATGACCGTTATTGTATGGGAACATATTCAGGATAACGAAGCTGAATTTACTCCGATAAAGGATGAAATGTTTTTCATCATTTTTTGCGGATGGTCTGATACAGAAAATACATTCTTTTTTTTTTTTTGATAAGATGTATTTTAGACGCCAGGGTGAATATAGTATTTTATTCATTTATCCTCACTTGGGTGTAAAACAACTTGCCAGGTTGTTCAGAAATCTTTCTAAACAAACAATAAATTTTATAAAAATTTCAGAAATCATTTCATTTATAGAAACAACAATTTAGCAAATTGTTTTACAGATCATCTCAAACAGGATTAAGTCTCTTATAAAATTCCTGTTCCAGTTTTGCTAATTGCTCTTTTGAATTTACTCCGGAAGCCTCTGCCATATCTTCCAGAATTACGGATGTAACGATTTTTTTTTCATTATTCAGGATTTCTAAAGTGTCAGTCAGGTAATATTCGTTTTGACTATTATGATTATCGATCTTATCCAAAGCGGAAAACATGCTTTGAGCATCGAAGCAGTAAATTGCAGTATTGATCTCTTTGATCTTTTTTTCTTCGTTGGAAGCATCTTTATGTTCGACAATTCTTTGGATATTTCCTTCTTTATTTCTGACGATTCTACCATATTTGAGAGTATCGTTCATTACTACTGTCAGAACCGTGCATGCTGCTTTTATTTCACGATGCTGCTTAAGCATTTTGTCCAGAGTTTCAGACCGCAGGAGTGGAACATCTCCGCAAAGAATAAAAACATCTCCCTCAAAATCCTTAAAAATATCTTTTGTAACCATAACTGCATGACCTGTTCCGTTTTGCTCCTTTTGTTCCACGAATTTTATCTTTTCGCTTTTGGGAACAACATTAATCACCATTTCTTTTTTATGACCGACCACAACCACGATCAGATCGCTGTCTATTTTTTGAGCGGTTTCCACAACTCGATTGATCATCGGTTTGCCGGCAAGTTCAAAAACAACTTTCGGAAGATCTGATTTCATCCGAGTTCCCTGACCTGCTGCCAGGATAATGGTTGCCAGTTTTTTCATCTAAACTCCTATTTACCTCATCTCCAGCCCTTCTCCTGTAAAGAGAAGGGAGTAGAATAAGGAATTTTTATTATTTGTCATTCTGATGATTTCTCTTTCCTGAAAGAGACGGATTCTTTCAGAAATGATCTTTCGAAGTATCTGCAATTACTTTAGTTTCCATAAGCTTATAACAGAAGATTCCTCACAGGAAACTGTTGAAGGATGCTTCGGAATGACATTTATAATCAGTCTTTTTTCCTATCGGGACGATGGGATTACAGAATATCCTTTATTTTCTTCTTCAAAGTCGGATGAATATAATCAGGACAGATTTCGTTCAGGGATTCCAGAATGAATTTTCTTTTATAGATGAATGCATGTGGAATTATCAGGTTTTCTTCATTGATCACTTCATTTCCAAAAAAGAGAATATCGATATCGATTATTCTCGATTCCCATTTTTCCTTTCTGATCCTTCCCATTTCAGTTTCAATTTCAAGACAGATTTTCAGTAATTTTTTAGGATCAAGAGCAGTTTCGATTTCCAGAACGCAATTCAGGAAATCAGGTTGGTTAGTGTTTCCCCAGGCTTTTGTAACTTTTATCGAACTATTTTTTATTATTTTTATCTTTTTATTATTTCTCAGTATTGAGACTGCTTTTTGAATATTTTCTAACTTGTTTCCTAAATTTGATCCAAGTCCTAAATAGCAAATATTTTTGTGTCTTTTATGCATTTTTGCGGTTATTTTATCCTATCCATTTCAACTTCAACCGAACCGAGTGAACCTTTTATGGGAACGGAAGGTTTTTTGATTTTCACTTTTGCCTGAATTATCTTTGGGAAAGTTGTTAAAACTGATGTTAAGATCGTATCAGCACAGTTTTCCAAAAGCAGGAATTCTTTATTTTCAAGAATATTTTTTATGATGGAGAACACTTTTGTATAGTCGATCGTATCATCGATATGATCAATTTCCTGATCGTGTTCAGGAGCTGTTTCAAAAGTAAAATTCACGATAAATCTCTGACCGAGCTTTCGCTCTTCGGGATGAACACCATGATGACCGTAAAAGACCATTTCATGTAAATGAATTTTCATATTAACCTCAGTAATTTAGCAACTAACAAAACGAACAAGACGAACAAAAAAATCATTTCGTTATTACTTTATTTTGTTCGCTGTTTAAAACTTTCTCCACAATTTCAAAATGAATTTTTTTTGCGTATTTTTTATCGATAAAATAAATAATTATTCCACTGAACAGCAGACCAAATATGGAAATTAAAATGGCAAGATTTTCAGATTTGAACAGGATTTTTCCCAGAAAATAAAAAAGGATCATTAACAGAATAGGGAAGACAAAGATAATAAAGGATGAAAAAATCTTTACACCCGGAGAGAGATAAACTTTTACAAGATCACCGGCTTCTAACTCCAGATCAGTTTTTAATTTATGCTCTATC
This window encodes:
- a CDS encoding arginine--tRNA ligase, yielding MTKTKIHKDIIKCLKKLDIKFEDNFTIEVPNNPEHGDFSTNVALVNAKKNRKKPRILAEKITEYFSRHRDYKSVDVAGPGFINFKMANRYYHHKLLDISKTKKFGSSKHGKGKKVLLEFVSANPTGPLNVVNARAAAYGDSLYRIMSYVGFKAFREYYINDAGNQVDILAESLEIRYRELYGEKIEEFPPEAYHGEYIKDLALKLSAIDSTKLFHISEIDRLERMKNFALAELHREQVKSLERYGVEFENWMSEKKLRKEGAIEEVLSYLTEAHCTYEKDEAIWFSSIDFGDEKDRVLMKADGNTTYLVPDIAYHLTKYHRGFDIIIDVLGPDHHGHVAKLKAAIKALKLDVSKLEVVYLQHINLIQNGEVVKMSKRAGKIVSMDDLIDEVGKDAARFFFLERKPNAHLNFDLELAKKKSNENPVYYCQYAHARIHSILKKAKKEKIYLKDFDKKYLRRLNKEYELNIIKKLLEFPDTLISIADSREPHRLANYVHELAGMFHKYYAKYQIVNRNHPELSLSRLFLITAVKDVIAISLGLMGISAPKKM
- the rsfS gene encoding ribosome silencing factor, with protein sequence MTSQKIRSFMLSSQKEIVDKIIKWAASKKAENIKYFDVREFSDYTDIIIICHGTAELHNKAIAEEILYKAKAEGIQLLASEGLANGTWILLDFVDIIVHIFNEETRNFYKLEELWNISSKTIKDNRINNDQN
- a CDS encoding HIT domain-containing protein — translated: MNKILYSPWRLKYILSKKKKECIFCIRPSAKNDEKHFILYRSKFSFVILNMFPYNNGHLMVVPFKHVAGLNDLSKEEIDDLFETVQLCEKVITNNYHPDGINIGMNLGKAAGAGIDEHLHVHLVPRWNGDTNFMTATGSTRVIPESFETAYQQLKEQFDSEQVKK
- the folK gene encoding 2-amino-4-hydroxy-6-hydroxymethyldihydropteridine diphosphokinase — its product is MHKRHKNICYLGLGSNLGNKLENIQKAVSILRNNKKIKIIKNSSIKVTKAWGNTNQPDFLNCVLEIETALDPKKLLKICLEIETEMGRIRKEKWESRIIDIDILFFGNEVINEENLIIPHAFIYKRKFILESLNEICPDYIHPTLKKKIKDIL
- the folB gene encoding dihydroneopterin aldolase, which codes for MKIHLHEMVFYGHHGVHPEERKLGQRFIVNFTFETAPEHDQEIDHIDDTIDYTKVFSIIKNILENKEFLLLENCADTILTSVLTTFPKIIQAKVKIKKPSVPIKGSLGSVEVEMDRIK